TTTGACGGACAAGGAAAAATTTTATATCGCCAAGGAATTGATTGATGATAAGGAATTTGGGATTGAGAAGACAATAACAGGTGCTTGTGACAGGGTTATAAGAAAGCTTATGGGTGAAAATGACTGGCTGTTTCCCGGAGAAGTAAGGCTGCTTGATGAAGAGTTTAAAAAAGTTCAGACCAAAATCAGCAGTGCACCGGGTAGCACTGCAGTTAATACAGCACCGGCAGCTGCTCCCAAAGCACCCGAAAATGAGGTGTATGCAGGTAAAAAAGCTACAGCAAGACAGGTTAATTACCTTAAGATGAAAATGAAAACAACGGGGATAGATCCTGATAATGACTCCCTTAGAAAGGAATTTTTAAAACAAGCCGGTTGTGAAAATCAAACTATAGAGGAGCTTAGCATGTCGGATATGAGTAAAATTTTGGATAAGTTCGATAATATTGCGGTAAAGGTAAAAGAATCCATACACTAAACGCATGGGTTTAATTTCCGTTTTATAATTATAAGCCAAATAGTATAATTACATCAAACTATATTAAAAAGGGATAAATCTATCGCATTTAATATAATTAAAAAGTATTATTTCGAAATATTCTAAGCATTGTTGAAAATTATGTATTAAATAGATATAATATGGTTTGATGATAAAGTAATATTGGTTTATACTTGTCTATTTGAAACATATAGGTTAACGAGAACGATAAATGAGGTATACATGAAGGATATAATACTAGCATCTGCGTCGCCGAGGCGCTCGGAGCTCTTGAAAAGGATTGGACTTGAATTTAAGATAATACCATCAGATATTGATGAGGCCAATATAGGTAATTTGGAGCCTGCAAGCTATACAGTCGACCTTGCACGTAAAAAGGCACTCGATATAGCAAATAAAACTAATATCAGTTCACTAATTATAGCAGCGGACACAATAGTGGTAAAAGATGGCATTTTGGGTAAGCCCTCAGACGAGAATGAAGCGTTTGAGATGCTTAAGGTATTACAGGGTCAGTGGCATGAAGTTATAACAGGTGTTTCGGTTATAGATTCGGGTAGCAAAAAGGGTATTACTGACTATGAAAAAACCCTTGTGAAAATGACAAGTTTATCAGATATGGAAATTAAGGCTTACATCAAGTCAGGGGAACCGATGGATAAGGCAGGTTCTTATGGAATTCAGGGCCTTGGGGCCATGATAGTTGAAAGAATTGAAGGGTGTTATTTTAATGTTGTAGGGCTTCCTCTTAACAAATTG
This genomic interval from Pseudobacteroides sp. contains the following:
- a CDS encoding Maf family protein, translated to MKDIILASASPRRSELLKRIGLEFKIIPSDIDEANIGNLEPASYTVDLARKKALDIANKTNISSLIIAADTIVVKDGILGKPSDENEAFEMLKVLQGQWHEVITGVSVIDSGSKKGITDYEKTLVKMTSLSDMEIKAYIKSGEPMDKAGSYGIQGLGAMIVERIEGCYFNVVGLPLNKLNVMMRSFGVNLLMGEIG